GCTGTTTTCGACGCTCGCGCAGCCGCAATTCAGCCAGCTCGAGTTCCGTCAGCTCCGAATCCACCTGTATCACGGTGTCGTTAATGAACGAACAGTCTTCGTCTCCATATTGGGTGTTAGCAAGCGAACCGCGGTCCTCTTCGACGTCACTAAGAACCGTCGAGCCGGGGCGGGCTTTTAACGCAGGAATTTTGAAGCGACCCCGACCTGCAGGACTACGCACGGATTGTAGATAGACGGCACGTATGTCGACCCCGTTCGGCTCCTCGCCCGAGTCTGTCTCCACGGCCACGAAGCTTAGGAAAGATTCCGTTTCATCTACGGCTCCAACGTCTGCATCGTCACTATGCTCGTCGCCCGATGCGGCGGCTTGGCTGTGGAAAAAGTCTGCCACGGCACGTCTGGCCGGGCGTACCCGTGGTCGCATGTTGCATTTCTGCATACGGGTTAAGAGCGAGGGCGAGGATTGCACCCCTTccggtcggtttcggtgcgttcgTTTCGGTGCGCGTGATGGAAcctaaaacataataaaagtTGCACAAAATTATACCAGAAATTAGAATCTCCAACCACCAGTTACTCACCGAAAAGAATTCATTGTCATCGCTTTCTGCAGCATTGGCATATTTCGAGCACACGTTTGCCTCATTTTGAACAAGAGTATCATTCTCCTCGCAACTGTCCATACTATCGTCCGTACTACATTCAATTCGGTTCCTTCCAGATCGCCTAGTTCTAACGCGGACGACACTCTCGTCCAAACCATCTCCACCGTCACCTGGAATATCAAAAATCGGCGAACTGTGCTGATCTCGGACCTCGCACGGCTGCAGCTCGGTTGTTTCGTCGGATGTTGCCGATGGGCGGGATTGGCATGAGGCGAACGGCAAACTCTCCGACACACCGTCCTCAACCGGGCTGCGAGTTCGCTTTGCGGCATACGAATGGAGCCGGGCAAAGTTTACTTTTGTACGGAAATTAGCTGAGCTACCGGAGATACCGGAACTGACAGCTGAGGGAACGGGCGGCTTTGGCGCATCCGGAAGTTGCGGTGAATTTGTGGCAAAAAAGTAAAGTTCTTCGTCACTGTCGCTGTCGAAGATGGATCCGGGCATACCGAGGTTGATAGTTTTGCTAGAAACCACGGAAGCACGTGTGGCTGAGATACTTGGCTGAATGGAGCACATTGGGAAGGATGAAGTGGAAGGTTTAGAGCCTCCATCCGCCACTCTTTCAACAGCTGTAGCATTCGGTTGTACAACGACATCTTCCGGCTGCTCATCAAACATAACATCGGATTCCATAGCTCGGATATCGTTGAACGATTTGTTCGCCTCGTGTTCGTTTTCAGGAGCGTCGAAAAGCTTCTTAACCATCAACGTAGCTTTAcgattcaatttttcatttgatcTCCTAGCAACAGGAGTATCACAGCCATTTCTTCCAGCACTAGTGCTCGCGATATTCATATCATCACTATCATCGTCCGCAAAGATGTCCTCTAAACTTTCCATCTtgaaaaattccaaaacaTTCTGGCTCTGAGTGCGCTTTTCTAATTCTCTCGCATCGCCCGTTACGATGGGAGTCCGGATCGTGTCAGAGTTGGGTCGCTTCTTTACGGACCGATTGAAAGCCCGCAACAACGGACTGTTGGCGGGATCTAGCGATGTTAGGTGCTTTTTTCTAGCTTTCTTCGCGGACACAAACGACTTTTTACACCCACTAAGCGAGGGATTCTTCGCACTGGCTTGATTCAGGACCGTCGTGAGGTCATTCGCGTTCGAATTTGATCGACCAGGTGCGCATTCAACGGCTGCTGGAAAGTCAGATAAGTCAGATAAAAAGAGTGTGGTGTTGAATAAATTAGAGCTGGATGCATTATTTGTCGCAGGTAAGATCATACTATCTTGCGCGGGTGATTCTCTTCCTGTCTGGTCAGACCGTCGCGGCTTTTCGTAAGGAACCAACTGGGGAAAATCGAGAGTATCATCCGCGCATGGCTCAGATGGCGCTGAGGATTTGCTTGGTGAATCCGGCAGAAGTCGCAAAAGCTGCTCGCTTACGGTTGGATGTAACTTTCGCGCTAAAATCTGCCTCATCGTGGGAATGTCCATCAGTTGCTGTCGATTGATGAACTTCTGCCGCCGCAGCATGTCGTAATGGCGCACGAGCGGTTGGACACGCTTGGCGATTGCAGCCTCCACATCCGATAGGCCCATTCGAAGCGATTGGTCTATGGGAATCGCGGGTTTCTTGCTGGATCGATCGGGCACGTGATCATCAGTACGGCTGATATTGGGCGACTTCGCGGAGAAAAGCTCACTCTCGCTTGCATCTAGGTCATCTTCCTGGCCGTGCTGCTGGCGCCGAAAAAACTGCCGCACATCTTGCGGTACATTACTTGTGGCAATTTTGCGTCGCTTTTGTGGCGATTTCTTGACACTGGTCGAATTCTGCGCCATCGACGTTCGTGTTCTCTTTCGCTTGCTTCTTCGCCCCGACTCTGCCACCGGCGAGTCGTCACTTGATTCCGTTCCGTGATCACTCGCCCGATCCTTTGCGCTCTCTTCCGGTATTTTAATGAACATTTCAACGCACTTCGGCGCAAACTCGCACGGTACGAGGTTTGGCGAGTGACGGTAAAGCACGCGCATTATATCCTTGCTTTTGGCGAGCTGCTGGTTTATCTTATCCTTCGATACCATTACTTGCTTCAACGTATCGTGCTCTTCGCCTTCGGTAACGAGCATCAGCACCCGGCCAATACGCTGCCGGCCAGTTCGTCCAATACGTTGCACAAATCGGGTCGGGTTTTTT
This genomic interval from Anopheles nili chromosome X, idAnoNiliSN_F5_01, whole genome shotgun sequence contains the following:
- the LOC128728613 gene encoding Fanconi anemia group M protein homolog, encoding MENRSDGKHQSDIENSSDVPNVSSNSLRDASLEKDLFDDDEFNQLDKSLLDLLDNPYGPQQDALHLRKSNQYDGFDNNAGDSWIYPTNYPMRQYQFNITKAALFKNTLVVLPTGLGKTFIAAVVMYNIYRWYPTGKVIFMAPTRPLVSQQIEACYHIMGIPKSDTAEITGKQQRKNRFSIWQSKRVFYATPQVVMADLKNPEQGFPAEKVRLIVVDEAHKAKGRYAYTEVLKTIIERNRHFRVLALSATPGRTLEDVGEVIRNLLISHIEVRWDNSIDVKPYTFRRDVRTIVIPLSSTIQQIREQLLMLVDPYLRRLLEAKVFSRYPNVLSPGLFIMEQKRYRTNALMQRHPNHSNIISDFSVCISMYHALSLLVRHGIRAFLNYFTDGGGGAAQQNHQEKYFVAMDPQIKTFLYQLREQYYPSDGDVSCLTGNDDVDFGHPKYRLLEKQLMTFFKEQPDSKAIVFCEYRDSVAMIQRILSQNEPLIRARCIVGQGGTTGIRAVTQHEQIAAMRQFRTGAVNTLIATCVAEEGIDVGEVDLIVCFDIAKNPTRFVQRIGRTGRQRIGRVLMLVTEGEEHDTLKQVMVSKDKINQQLAKSKDIMRVLYRHSPNLVPCEFAPKCVEMFIKIPEESAKDRASDHGTESSDDSPVAESGRRSKRKRTRTSMAQNSTSVKKSPQKRRKIATSNVPQDVRQFFRRQQHGQEDDLDASESELFSAKSPNISRTDDHVPDRSSKKPAIPIDQSLRMGLSDVEAAIAKRVQPLVRHYDMLRRQKFINRQQLMDIPTMRQILARKLHPTVSEQLLRLLPDSPSKSSAPSEPCADDTLDFPQLVPYEKPRRSDQTGRESPAQDTVECAPGRSNSNANDLTTVLNQASAKNPSLSGCKKSFVSAKKARKKHLTSLDPANSPLLRAFNRSVKKRPNSDTIRTPIVTGDARELEKRTQSQNVLEFFKMESLEDIFADDDSDDMNIASTSAGRNGCDTPVARRSNEKLNRKATLMVKKLFDAPENEHEANKSFNDIRAMESDVMFDEQPEDVVVQPNATAVERVADGGSKPSTSSFPMCSIQPSISATRASVVSSKTINLGMPGSIFDSDSDEELYFFATNSPQLPDAPKPPVPSAVSSGISGSSANFRTKVNFARLHSYAAKRTRSPVEDGVSESLPFASCQSRPSATSDETTELQPCEVRDQHSSPIFDIPGDGGDGLDESVVRVRTRRSGRNRIECSTDDSMDSCEENDTLVQNEANVCSKYANAAESDDNEFFSVPSRAPKRTHRNRPEGVQSSPSLLTRMQKCNMRPRVRPARRAVADFFHSQAAASGDEHSDDADVGAVDETESFLSFVAVETDSGEEPNGVDIRAVYLQSVRSPAGRGRFKIPALKARPGSTVLSDVEEDRGSLANTQYGDEDCSFINDTVIQVDSELTELELAELRLRERRKQPKKKRRRKILVRPSSDSE